TTTCTTAAACGAGATTATCAAAACTATCACGTATCCTGAAATAACTCCGAACCATTTAAGATTTATGTTTAGTAAAATTTACTGCAGTTTTCATTTTCTGCTAGTCAAATAAAACAGATTAATCTAAGTTAGTTAATACACCTCTTATCTGAGAAACGCGAGTGTTTTGGAAGCTTTTGATGCATCTACAAATGAATGTAAGCTACAGTGAAATTAAGTTATATCTTGAAAATTCCCAACAAACATTACCAATACTAAACTAAATTGGACAAAAGAgcgcatttttaagttatttagcTGAATCTGAACCCCGAAGACATAGCGCCAGCTTTCCTGTTCCTacctaaattgaaaataataatatgttttcaaccaaaataaaaaaaaaaaactatcaccaGTAAACAAATATTGTACTTCTCCAGATATAGTACGAAATATAGAATAATTGTTGCTAGATCGTGTAAgcatattaatttttattaatttaatttcgtttgataaaaaaatggatattttgttgctgttactgtttaaaacaaACGTCCTAATATAGGCAGCATTAATACATCTAGCAGGTGgcaaaatcttagaaaaaaaaacgctgtaaaTTTACTGTGCTGATATTGAATATCATGGATCAAATtaaagaagaaaataataacATAAATGTAAATATAACGAAACAAAATACTTATCTAAATTAGAATCGGAGATCCCATCGCAAAATAAACACTGATGTTGAAGAAAATAATTCCTTGTCTTTCCGGATGGCGTAGAGCTAGCCCTTCCTCTGCCTTAACGTCGACCGAagaacaacattttttattatttttttgaatctcggcatttgacttctacttgttcacttgtttcttcagttaaaacatttttcattcaattcaattttctctATTtgaagacttgaaaattttctgcctgaaaaaaaaactcaaccgtCACGTTCGGCCACAGCCTACtcaaaaaaacgacaaatagGTTAAATGGTTGTAACCGAAAACATTCCCACggagtagaaaattttgaaaattcaagggtATACCGACTAGGAAAAGTTCAACATTTTTATGGAGTTCAAGCGTTTGGGTATATTTTTGACGGGTTTTCCCGCTTGGGGTGATTGGGATGATCagacctcccccccccctctaTAGGACCGCGCATGGTTTTGAGGCATAcaggattaaacaaaaaatgaaatcaactgAGGCCCCCGTGAAAAATTGCCACTAGCCCTCCGAAACTTAAATCCGGCACTGCTTTCCCACTACCCTCCCTGCATCTTCTGACcatcaaaaacaaaagaaaaatgtcCTCCCCCTCGAATCGATGTTAGTTGGGTGAACTCTAAACGCAAATGATCGGCCTATAGATGTCGCAACATGGCCAAATTGCTCTACATTCACATGCTAGGCTATCCGGCGCACTTCGGGCAGATGGAAACGCTGAAGCTGGCCGCCAGTCCCAAGTACACCGACAAACGGATCGGCTATCTGGGGGCGATGCTGCTGCTCGACGAACGACAGGACGTCCACGTGTTGCTGACCAATTGCCTCAAAAAGTAAGCCACAAGTTCAAGTTTGCCGTTCCATCATTGCTAATTCTTATATCCTCACCCTATCTCAACAGCGATCTCAACAGTTCGACGATGTTCATTGTGGGGACAGCCCTGTGTACGCTGGCCGCGATAGCCTCCCCGGAGATGGCCCGGGATCTGGCCCACGAGATCGAGCGGCTGATCTCCTCCTCGAATGCATTCCTTCGCAAAAAAGCTATCCTCTGTGCCTTCCGCATGATCCGACGAGTGCCTGAGCTGATGGACGAGTTCCGGCCGCAGTGTATGCAGTTCCTGGCGGACAAAAACCACGGGATCCTAGTATCGACCATCACCTTGGTGACGGAGATGTGCGAACAAAGCGTTCACGTGACGCACTACTTTAAGGCCGCCATTCCGCAGCTGGTGCGGACCCTGAAGATTCTCGGAGTCAGTGGGTACTCGCCGGAGCACGACGTCAACGGGGTTCCGGACCCCTTTCTGCAGGTTAAAATCCTTCGGCTGCTGCGAATACTGGGGCACGGTGATCCGGATCAGTCCGAGATCATGAACGATGTGCTGGCCCAGGTGGCCACCAACACCGAAACGAACAAAAACGCCGGCAATGCGATCCTATATGAGACGGTGCTCACCATCATGAATGTTGAGTAAGTATTTCGACGTACCTTGACTTGAGCATGATTCATGTTGTATATCGTCTTACtctgcttttttaattttacattttttcaccaACTTTTCTCAAGAACAGTGTTGCACTTTAAACGtgtttaaacttcaaatttatgAATTGATACGTTTTATCCATGAAATTCTCTTTAAACGGGGCAGTTATTGCACTTTTCTCTTTTCTGTTAGGTAAATGTTGttccttttcaaatttaagttctCAAAGATACATCTAAGATCTGACGCACCACTTTTGACGTCTTACCTTTTTATGCTTACATCTCATTTATCACTTCTCACGTCACGTTTCACTCCTCAGGCTTCTGTCCCACTTCTGACGACTCACTTCTCTCTTACCAAGACCCATTTCTCACGTGATCTTTCTCACGTCACCCGTCTCACGTCTTATTTCTCACGTTTCAAGTATCACGCCTTCCTTCTCACATGTttcttctcacgtctcacttcacAAGCAACCAGCATTCCCTTTAAATAggattcatttttgtaatttttgtttgtcaattttttcactattgtcgtttttgtcaattttgttatttttgccatttttgccatttttgtcatttttgtaattttcgtaatttttgtcatttttgtcatttttgtcatttttgccatttttgtcatttttgtcattttgtcatttttgtcttttttgtcatttttgtcatttttgccatttttgtcatttttgtcatttttgtcatttttgtcttttttgtcatttttgtcatttttgtcattttcgtcatttttgtcatttttgtcatttttgtcatttttgtcattttttgtcatttttgtcatttttgtcatttttgtcatttttgtcatttttgtcatttttgtcatttttgtcatttttgtcatttttgtcatttttgtcatttttgtcatttttgtcatttttgtcatttttgataattttgacaattttgacaattttgacacttctgacaattttgacaattttgacaattttgacaattttgacaattttgacaattttgacaattttgacaattttgacaattttgacaattttgacaattttgacaattttgacaattttgacaattttgacaattttgacaattttgacaattttgacaattttgacaattttgacaattttgacaattttgacaattttgacaattttgataattttgacaattttgacaattttgacaattttgacaattttgacaattttgacaattttgacaattttgacaattttgacaattttgacaattttgacaattttgacaattttgacaattttgacaattttgacaattttgacaattttgacaattttgacaattttgacaattttgacaattttgacaattttgacaattttgtcaattttgtcaattttgacaatttttacaatttttacaattttgacaattttgacaattttgacaattttgacaattttgacaattttgacaattttgacaattttgacaatttgacaatttgacaattttgtcatttttgtcatttttgtcatttttgtcatttttgtcatttttgtcatttttgtcatttttgtcatttttgtcatttttgtcatttttgtcatttttgtcatttttgtcatttttgtcatttttgtcatttttgtcatttttgtcatttttgtcatttttgtcatttttgtcatttttgtcatttttgtcatttttgtcatttttgtcatttttgtcatttttgtcatttttgtcatttttgtcatttttgtcatttttgtcatttttgtcatttttgtcatttttgtcagttttgtcatttttgtcatttttgtcatttttgtcatttttgtcatttttgtcatttttgtcatttttgtcatttttgtcatttttgtcatttttgtcatttttgtcatttttgtcatttttgtcatttttgtcatttttgtcatttttgtcatttttgtcatttttgtcatttttgtcatttttgtcatttttgtcatttttgtcatttttgtcatttttgtcatttttgtcatttttgtcatttttgtcatttttgtcatttttgtcatttttgtcatttttgtcatttttgtcatttttgtcatttttgtcatttttgtcatttttgtcagttttgtcatttttgtgatttttgtcatttttgtcatttttgtcatttttgtcatttttgtcatttttgtcatttttgtcatttttgtcatttttgtcatttttgtcatttttgtcatttttgtcatttttgtcatttttgtcatttttgtcatttttgtcatttttgtcatttttgtcatttttgtcatttttgtcatttttgtcatttttgtcatttttgtcatttttgtcatttttgtcatttttgtcatttttgtcatttttgtcatttttgtcatttttgtcatttttgtcatttttgtcatttttgtcatttttgtcatttttgtcatttttgtcatttttgtcatttttgtcatttttgtcatttttgtcatttttgtcatttttgtcatttttgtcatttttgtcatttttgtcatttttgtcatttttgtcatttttgtcatttttgtcatttttgtcatttttgtcatttttgtcatttttgtcatttttgtcatttttgtcatttttgtcatttttgtcatttttgtcatttttgtcatttttgtcatttttgtcatttttgtcatttttgtcatttttgtcatttttgtcatttttgtcatttttgtcatttttgtcatttttgttatttttgttatttttagttaattttgttaactttgttatttttgttatgtttgtcatttttgtcatttttgtcatttttgtcatttttgtcatttttgtcatttttgtcatttttgtcatttttgtcatttttgtcatttttgtcatttttgtcatttttgtcatttttgtcatttttgtcatttttgtcatttttgtcatttttgtcatttttgtcatttttgtcatttttgtcatttttgtcatttttgtcatttttgtcatttttgtcatttttgtcatttttgtcatttttgtcatttttgtcatttttgtcatttttgtcatttttgacaattttgacaattttgacaattttgacaattttgacaattttgacaattttgacaattttgacaattttgacaattttgacaattttgacaactttgacaattttgacaattttgacaattttgacaattttgacaattttgacaattttgacaattttgacaattttgacaattttgacaattttgacaattttgacaattttgacaattttgccaattttacaattttgacaattttgacaactttgacaattttgacaattttgacaattttgacaattttgaccattttgaccattttgaccattttgacaattttgacaattttgacaattttgtcaattttgacaattttgacaattttgactattttgacaattttgacaattttgacaattttgacaattttgacaattttgacaattttgacaattttgacaactttgacaattttgacaattttgacaattttgacaattttgacaattttaacaattttgacaattttgacaattttgacaattttgacaattttgacaattttgacaattttgacaattttgacaattttgacaattttgacaattttgacaattttgacaattttgacaattttgacaatttgacaattttgtcatttttgtcatttttgtcatttttgtcatttttgtcatttttgtcatttttgtcatttttgtcatttttgtcatttttgtcatttttgtcatttttgtcatttttgtcatttttgtcatttttgacatttttgtcatttttgtcatttttgtcatttttgtcatttttgtcatttttgtcatttttgtcagttttgtcatttttgtcatttttgtcatttttgtcatttttgtcatttttgtcattttttcatttttgtcatttttgtcatttttgtcatttttgtcatttttgtcattttcgtcatttttgtcatttttgtcatttttgtcatttttgtcatttttgtcatttttgtcatttttgtcatttttgtcatttttgtcatttttgtcatttttgtcatttttgtcatttttgtcatttttgtcatttttgtcatttttgtcatttttgtcatttttgtcatttttgtcatttttgtcatttttgtcatttttgtcatttttgtcatttttgtcatttttgtcatttttgtcatttttgtcatttttgtcatttttgtcatttttgtcatttttgtcatttttgtcatttttg
This sequence is a window from Uranotaenia lowii strain MFRU-FL chromosome 3, ASM2978415v1, whole genome shotgun sequence. Protein-coding genes within it:
- the LOC129753938 gene encoding AP-1 complex subunit gamma-1-like, with the protein product MYPYYETEWSILPPEHNRRYSPGLTINNIKQVINETIETNILRKPNPTRLRELIRQIRTARTAAEERAVVNTECAYIRSTFRETDCIWKCRNMAKLLYIHMLGYPAHFGQMETLKLAASPKYTDKRIGYLGAMLLLDERQDVHVLLTNCLKNDLNSSTMFIVGTALCTLAAIASPEMARDLAHEIERLISSSNAFLRKKAILCAFRMIRRVPELMDEFRPQCMQFLADKNHGILVSTITLVTEMCEQSVHVTHYFKAAIPQLVRTLKILGVSGYSPEHDVNGVPDPFLQVKILRLLRILGHGDPDQSEIMNDVLAQVATNTETNKNAGNAILYETVLTIMNVE